In uncultured Methanobrevibacter sp., the sequence TTTACATGCAGAATTGCTCTTTCCTATGTCATAGCTGATTGGATGGGTGTTGGAGTATTTGGAACATGGATAGCAATGTTTGTTGACTGGTATGTTAGGGCTGCGATTTATATTTATAGATATTTCTCAAATAAATGGACTGAATACAGGGTAGTTTAATCTGAAAAATTTTTATACTATTGCAATTAAATTTTTAATCAACTGAACATCTTGAGGTTTTTATCATGACTGAACAGAAAAGTACATATGATAAAGTTGTAGGTTTAATAAACTTAAGCGATGCACAATTTAAAGTAATTACTGACAATCAGGCTTTAATAATGAAAAATCAGGAAATACTATCAAAACAGTTGGATGAGATTAATCTTAAGTTGGATAAACTGTTAAAATAGGTGTTTTGATGGTTCTTTTTAGAGGTGATGTCAAATCCAAAAGTCTGCAGAGAAGAACATCCATCAGCGTAATTCTTCCTGCCGACAATATTCATTTTTTACAGGATGCCGAAGAGATAGTTCCAAAGCCTTACCGGACATTATACCTTCTTCATGGCCTGTACGGCAGTGATGATATATTTCTTGCAAATACTTCAATTCAGAAATTTGCAGAAGACAATGGAATAGCTATTGTCATTCCATGCGGTGAAAACAGTTTTTATGTCGATAATGTTAATGCACATGCTCTTTACGGAGAATATGTGGGTCAGGAACTTTTGGACATTACAAGAAACATATTTCCACTTTCAGATAAAAGAGAAGACACTTTTATTGCCGGTTTTTCAATGGGTGGTTATGGCGCTATCCGAAACGGATTGAAATACTCTCAAAACTTCTCAAAGATTGGAATGATTTCAGCCGCTTTAATAACCGATGATATTGTTGGATATTCCAGTGATGACAATGTTTTGAGGTCCAGACCATTTTATGAATCTATTTTCGGTAATCTGGATGAGCTTGAAGGTTCAGATATGGATCCCAAAGCTTTGATTGAAAACTGCAGTGACATTCCGGATATTTTCATGGCCTGCGGTAAGGATGACTTTTTATATGATAAAAATACTGATTTT encodes:
- a CDS encoding alpha/beta hydrolase family protein produces the protein MVLFRGDVKSKSLQRRTSISVILPADNIHFLQDAEEIVPKPYRTLYLLHGLYGSDDIFLANTSIQKFAEDNGIAIVIPCGENSFYVDNVNAHALYGEYVGQELLDITRNIFPLSDKREDTFIAGFSMGGYGAIRNGLKYSQNFSKIGMISAALITDDIVGYSSDDNVLRSRPFYESIFGNLDELEGSDMDPKALIENCSDIPDIFMACGKDDFLYDKNTDFYDFLKTNNVNVDFVEAEGEHTWDFADKYVKEFIKTLTL